A single region of the Ziziphus jujuba cultivar Dongzao chromosome 10, ASM3175591v1 genome encodes:
- the LOC107403586 gene encoding probable receptor-like protein kinase At1g49730, with protein MDRSIRKFRRRLLSWFRRSGPGPIWFIKHFSYKDIKRATDGFHRIMYSNSHGAAYKAKFRDGGIALVKEISDENQGEDVFYREVQLLGRLHHRHLLALRGFSSGRKRFLVFDNIENGSLKEHLNDPLRTPLNWRTRLQITIGVVAALEYLFLFNDPPIYHVSISSSNIMLDDNFNAKLSDVSLVSSDDGHYVTIPHTSCSKDCISQECGSIIYQLGVLILELITGQSSERKGSDLIQWIQASHFRSSMHNMIDPDLGNSYDSKELKNLLAVAKICIASRDKPTFSVLQIFRYLQKKVDIP; from the exons ATGGACCGCTCAATCCGCAAGTTCAGGCGTCGTCTCCTTTCATGGTTTCGCCGATCTGGACCCG GTCCAATTTGGTTTATCAAGCATTTTTCTTACAAAGATATAAAGAGGGCAACAGATGGTTTCCACAGAATCATGTACAGCAACTCTCATGGAGCTGCTTATAAGGCCAAATTCCGAGATGGTGGGATTGCATTGGTGAAAGAAATTAGTGATGAAAATCAAGGAGAAGATGTTTTCTACAGGGAAGTGCAACTCTTGGGACGTTTGCATCACCGCCACCTTCTTGCTCTTAGAGGTTTTTCTTCCGGGCGTAAGAG ATTTCTAGTGTTTGACAACATAGAAAATGGGAGCTTGAAGGAGCATCTGAAtg ATCCGCTTAGGACACCCTTGAATTGGAGGACTAGGCTACAAATAACCATTGGAGTCGTGGCCGCATTG GAGTATTTGTTTCTGTTTAATGATCCCCCAATCTATCATGTTTCCATTAGCTCAAGTAACATCATGTTAGATGACAACTTTAATGCCAAG CTCTCCGATGTCAGCCTTGTAAGTTCTGACGATGGACATTATGTCACAATTCCTCATACCTCATGTTCAAAAG ATTGTATAAGTCAAGAATGCGGTAGCATTATATACCAACTCGGTGTGCTGATCCTTGAGCTCATCACCGGTCAGTCGTCGGAGAGGAAAGGTTCTGACTTAATCCAGTGGATCCAAGCATCTCACTTCAGGAGTTCCATGCATAATATGATAGACCCTGACTTGGGAAATAGCTATGATTCTAAGGAGCTTAAGAACCTTTTAGCTGTAGCAAAAATATGTATTGCCTCCAGGGATAAACCAACATTTTCAGTCCTGCAAATATTTCGATATCTGCAAAAGAAGGTGGACATTCCTTGA